One Plasmodium sp. gorilla clade G2 genome assembly, chromosome: 12 genomic window carries:
- a CDS encoding transcription factor Tfb2, putative produces MVKIRKNVENMEIYDYMKELNENVWCYFFDDSLAHETIYHSLNELEQIIISRLLFIQQVVSERAMRLWINPNYLKKLSESIKNLVEAKILVESDMKKDNYNQYKINESFRITLLNKIYKTNTNNIFIFNNNIKEQLEREKNLYEQNLFPHKEEIFGYAQTKWNNLLHFIASPNFNSVNNYFNSNINNDDPNKYSSYDMTRRKRAGKDGGSDLGRKSFDKMASRRSYNRRRKKKRYSDDEDEFDEEEYEGEDDDNSVDGDDNDDDGDDSDGDDNDDDDDGDDNDDNGDDNDDNGDDNSDDHNDEENSHPLVKYQYENHQLNNSTPYVEKPSDDYTYKKEDENKIGQRKSVHFNTDMYEEQYNNSYTQQIDSNNVNEMDYYMNDSKTKNNKKKKKKNKHIYAYKQNELYYKSLLNMEHSYIEEENYNNNESAFFLSNMNERFMTKPSESVIEVLRRKNFLLDDPNNTKTINMSREAFSWFLKDLRSRIISLVLEYLLIIDNGYVTNIAKDVYTKYQKKKNNATNNITASSSSGINNNINYDENIKSNNAEESKKNYDNNSTTTTTTNNNNNNNNNNSTSSSSAYITRSNKDPKKSEIYVKETLLLILSLSQCDISHPIFLDNLTKAQKEFIDFGSHIGLFLKPNDSYIFITPYALLLTINNFNSQYYLSLLSNITIEGLCEEDVRKRLSERYFHFYLLKQDEKEEKYINKDLSSDIKNKDDMSLVLDKRKTITKKLINDSLYSDIKMNGSNNLEIGLIVQSNFKVYLYTSSLLKINILSHLCELQARTPNMVVGILTRRSVLNAYNSDITANQIIKFLESYSHPGKNNFKSSIPMNVITQLKLWESERHRLTLEDAIVFKSFEKDFMPHLYQQIVIWANSKNYLLYYTPWPKNNTKEFDIWIKAEKYLCCIYESKNEIIDKIKEIREKLMKKRQSG; encoded by the coding sequence ATGGTTAAAATAAGGAAGAATGTTGAAAATATGGAAATCTACGATTACATGAAGGAACTGAATGAAAATGTGTGgtgttatttttttgatgatTCTTTAGCACATGAAACAATATATCATTCCCTTAATGAATTAgaacaaataattatttcaagattattatttatacagcAAGTTGTTTCAGAAAGAGCTATGAGATTATGGATTAAtccaaattatttaaaaaagttaagtgaaagtataaaaaatttagtaGAAGCAAAAATTTTAGTAGAAAGTGATATgaaaaaagataattataatcaatataaaattaatgaaagTTTTAGAATTaccttattaaataaaatttataaaacaaatacaaataatatctttatttttaataataatattaaagaacAGTTAGAAAgggaaaaaaatttatacgAACAGAATTTATTTCCtcataaagaagaaatatttgGTTATGCTCAAACAAAGTGgaataatttattacattttatagCATCTCCAAATTTTAATTCTgtgaataattattttaattcaaatattaataatgacgATCCAAATAAATACTCCTCCTATGATATGACAAGGCGTAAAAGAGCAGGAAAAGATGGGGGTTCAGATTTGGGAAGGAAATCGTTCGATAAAATGGCTAGTCGTCGATCTTATAATAGGAGacgaaaaaagaaaagatataGTGATGACGAGGATGAATTTGATGAGGAGGAATATGAAGGggaagatgatgataatagtGTTGAtggtgatgataatgatgatgatggtGATGATAGTGAtggtgatgataatgatgatgatgatgatggtgatgataatgatgataatggtgatgataatgatgataatggtGATGATAATAGTGATGATCATAACGATGAAGAAAATTCTCATCCACTTGTAAAATACCAATATGAAAATCATCAACTTAATAACTCGACTCCTTATGTCGAAAAACCATCAGATGATTATACTTACAAAAAAGAAGATGAAAACAAAATAGGACAAAGAAAAAGTGTACATTTTAACACTGACATGTATGAAGAACAATATAACAATTCATATACACAACAAATAGATAGTAATAATGTAAATGAAAtggattattatatgaatgatagtaaaacaaaaaataataaaaaaaagaaaaaaaaaaacaaacatatatatgcatataaacaaaatgaattGTATTATAAGAGTTTACTAAATATGGAACATAGTTAtattgaagaagaaaattataataataatgaaagtGCCTTTTTCTTGTCAAATATGAATGAAAGGTTTATGACTAAACCTAGTGAAAGTGTTATTGAAGTGTTAAGGagaaaaaattttcttttagaTGATcctaataatacaaaaactATAAATATGAGTAGAGAAGCTTTTTCGTGGtttttaaaagatttaaGGAGTAGAATAATATCCTTAGTGcttgaatatttattaataatagatAATGGTTATGTGACAAATATAGCTAAAGATGTATATACAAAGTatcaaaagaagaaaaataatgctacaaataatattactgCAAGTAGTAGTAGtggtataaataataatataaattatgatgaaaatattaaaagtaaCAATGCTGAAGAATCCAAGAAAAactatgataataatagtactactactactactactaataataataataataataataataataatagtactaGTAGTAGCAGTGCATATATAACAAGAAGTAATAAAGATCCAAAAAAATcagaaatatatgtaaaagaaacgttattattaattttatctttatcaCAATGTGATATAAGTCATCCAATATTTTTAGATAATTTAACAAAGGCTCAAAAAGAATTTATAGATTTTGGTAGTCATATAGGCCTATTTTTAAAACCTAatgattcatatatatttataactcCATATGCCTTATTATTaacaattaataattttaattcacAGTATTATCTATCTCTATTAAGTAATATAACTATTGAAGGGTTATGTGAAGAAGATGTTAGGAAAAGATTAAGTGAGagatattttcatttttatttattaaaacaggatgaaaaagaagaaaaatatattaataaagatttatcatcagatataaaaaataaagatgatatGTCATTAGTATTagataaaagaaaaactatcacaaaaaaattaattaatgatAGTTTATATTctgatataaaaatgaatggTAGTAATAATCTTGAAATAGGATTAATTGTTCAGAGTAATTTTaaagtatatttatatacatcttctttattaaaaattaatatattaagtcATTTATGTGAGTTACAAGCGCGTACACCAAATATGGTTGTAGGAATTCTAACTAGAAGAAGTGTATTAAATGCATATAATTCAGATATTACAGCAAatcaaattattaaatttttagaATCTTATTCACATCcaggaaaaaataattttaaaagttCTATACCTATGAATGTTATTACTCAATTGAAATTGTGGGAATCTGAAAGACATAGATTAACATTGGAAGATGCTATAGTTTTTAAATCTTTTGAAAAAGATTTTATGCCACACTTATATCAACAAATTGTTATATGGGCTAATagtaaaaattatttgttatacTATACACCATGGcctaaaaataatacaaaagaaTTTGATATATGGATAAAGGCAGAAAAATATCTTTGCTGTATTTATGAatcaaaaaatgaaattatagATAAAATTAAGGAAATACGAGAAAAACTTATGAAAAAAAGACAAAGCGggtaa
- a CDS encoding N-alpha-acetyltransferase 15, NatA auxiliary subunit, putative: MKKESVDHNKLPNKEVNNFRLMTQLIELKKHKKAYKICEQILKKYPKNGETLSVKGYLLNLMDEKNKEEAFKLIKEGIKNNLSSNFCWYLYGCLYKIYKNYDEALKCFMKSIKLNRFDFKALKEACIVLLYLKKYEQFKDLRLDMYNDSVKNVKDKAVLVFAYHLTKSYEKCYVIIKQIDNELINDNELSINEKHDLLVYLSEILLEGKKYKECLHFLKKYESVLLDTLWYYQMLGLLYLYLEDFKKSNFYFKKAFSLNYENINILLLILYTERDYYIDCHNKTDENDNNLNDCKENNTNSMSTNQEGKKCLSSLFYLDYKNEHKENEKVILDNNVKIILHELILDIYGSDRNLKLLSYVEKNIINDYISHNLDMKKYDIYSVSQFNNFVNINLIHPNNFIDSMDIDNMDDFIHTLNENIKKENKNIINNNNNKKKNNDNDDDDKMNLVKSHYNYHQFNNLHFSELFGVDLPYCYKKKYEKDMDKLYYFKIKNLNEQEEECLEKYFNNLQQLYKNSNLLKIIPLYFFNENKFSLYVEQLIRSLCFQKSLTIFNYFKPLLTFKNINIILFLLHKYIDYYDKCKDICPFVVKNDINLKKDGIEECAENSKTKGNGDMESKEELNNTSDDIKDVNNLDTSTKFEKREDMEHDDKMYSKNEDKSNGTLLHNNNNNNNNNKKNNNKMNKKNENVDEEEDDENIPSGLNDKDLEKLIEKNVEIKDLMGISSPLGNNNVTKKKDNKKNNNNNNENKEIKLDLKKTCLTNEEKKEYFIICIYSFIIQLYDYINCTDKALELIEKCIKSIEQKNNKNLIYELIFIKGLIYKRNGNYLGAYKYFEECRNVNIGDRYINTKTIKTCLKCGLIKDAKKIATIFTNPLDNNFIKNINETQCFWLEYNISLSYINNHPNIHLIHYLKTEANNIYDFKNVSNSDNQHNMKNITTQNGKLSQHNNNDNDDTNNVDDINKIDDMINQTTFNLKKSILLENDINSKNIFQDYSKGLHLLHMGHKQFIDIHEDQICFYYYTMRKMLFKTYRHLLHMTGHLFSSRFYRRFGKSLIRILLDMHDFKISGKVETNKGNKKKNKTNNNNNNNVLNQEENVFYEHIQNEPLDNAMIYMNTFLSQPNIDISVHRLNYEIEKRKGKDYIQLINIISKMKSIFPHHNYHHKLAPVISHYLHTVPIDDMSDNDKEEVTTKLNELFNLNHSEYDKNLLKQIRKEYIEDFINFFEEHKTGDLCYYQSALEIYMDCNEKIDQRFLKKVDVNLEKNKLERCFKFLRFLIKHKEKHLALSELIDPFKASCRKIYPLATAFE; the protein is encoded by the exons ATGAAGAAGGAAAGTGTTGATCATAACAAGTTACCAAATAAGGAAGTAAACAATTTTCGTTTGATGACCCAATTGATAGAATTGAAAAAGCATAAGAAAGCCTACAAAATATGTgaacaaatattaaaaaaatatccgAAGAATGGAGAAACATTATCTGTTAAAggttatttattaaatttgatggatgagaaaaataaagaagaagcttttaaattaattaaggaaggtataaaaaataatttatctaGTAATTTTTGTTGGTATTTATATGGTTGTTTGTATAAGATATACAAGAATTATGATGAGGcattaaaatgttttatgAAATCTATTAAGTTGAATCGATTTGATTTTAAAGCTTTAAAAGAAGCTTGTATAGTTTTattgtatttaaaaaaatatgaacagtTTAAAGATTTAAGATTAGATATGTATAATGATAGTGTAAAAAATGTTAAAGATAAAGCTGTTTTAGTTTTTGCATATCATCTAACAAAGAGTTATGAGAAATGTTATGtaattataaaacaaattgacaatgaattaataaatgataatgaatTGAGTATAAATGAGAAACATGATTTGTTAGTATATTTAAGtgaaatattattagaaggaaagaaatataaagaatgtttacattttttaaaaaaatatgaatctGTTTTATTAGATACTTTATGGTATTATCAAATGTTaggtttattatatttatatctagaagattttaaaaaatccaatttttattttaaaaaagccTTTTCTTtgaattatgaaaatataaatatacttttattaattttatatacagAAAGGGATTATTATATAGATTGTCATAATAAAACggatgaaaatgataataatttaaatgattgtaaagaaaataatacaaattcgATGAGCACAAATCAAGAAGGAAAGAAATGTTTGTCAAGTCTTTTCTATTtggattataaaaatgaacataaggaaaatgaaaaagttattttagataataatgtaaaaataatattacatgaattaatattagatatatatggATCAGATAGAAACTTAAAATTACTTTCTtatgtagaaaaaaatataataaatgattatatatctCATAATTTAGACATGAagaaatatgatatatacaGTGTATCACAATTTAATAactttgtaaatataaatttaattcatCCGAATAATTTTATAGATTCAATGGATATAGACAATATGGATGattttatacatacattaaatgaaaatataaaaaaagaaaataaaaatataataaacaataataataataaaaaaaaaaataatgataatgatgatgatgataaaatgAATTTAGTCAAATcgcattataattatcatcaatTTAATAATCTTCATTTTTCAGAATTATTTGGTGTTGATTTACCttattgttataaaaaaaagtatgaaaaagatatggataaattatattattttaaaataaaaaatttaaatgaacaagaagaagaatgcttagaaaaatattttaataatttacaacaattatataaaaattctaACTTACTTAAAATTattcctttatatttttttaatgaaaataagtTTTCTCTTTATGTGGAACAGTTAATACGCTCCTTATGTTTTCAAAAATCTTTGactatttttaattattttaagcCATTATtaacttttaaaaatataaatattatacttttcttacttcataaatatatagattattatgataaatgCAAGGATATTTGTCCATTCGTTGTCAAGAATGATATAAACTTAAAAAAGGATGGAATAGAAGAATGTGCAGAAAATTCCAAAACAAAAGGTAATGGGGATATGGAAAGTAAAGAAGAGTTAAATAATACAtctgatgatataaaagatgTGAATAATTTAGATACTAGTACAAAATTTGAGAAAAGAGAAGATATGGAACACGATGATAAAATGTATAGTAAGAATGAAGATAAATCGAATGGTACCTTACTacacaacaacaacaacaataataataataataaaaaaaataataataaaatgaataagaAGAATGAAAATgttgatgaagaagaagatgatgaaaatattccAAGTGGATTAAATGACAAAGACttagaaaaattaatagaaaaaaatgttgAAATTAAAGATCTTATGGGTATATCTAGCCCATTaggaaataataatgtaacaaaaaaaaaagataataaaaaaaataataataacaataatgaaaataaagaaattaaacttgatttaaaaaaaacatgtTTAACAAATGAGGAAAAgaaagaatattttattatttgtatttattcttttattatacaattatatgattatataaactGTACTGATAAAGCATTAGAACTAATtgaaaaatgtataaaaagtattgaacaaaaaaataataaaaatttaatatatgaattaatatttattaaaggaTTAATTTATAAACGTAATGGGAATTATTTAGgtgcatataaatattttgaagaGTGTAGAAACGTTAATATTGGTGatagatatattaatacaaaaaCAATTAAAACATGTTTAAAATGTGGATTAATAAAAGATGCCAAAAAAATAGCAACTATTTTTACAAATCCAttagataataattttatcaaaaatataaatgaaacaCAATGTTTTTGGttagaatataatatttcattaagttatattaataatcatccaaatatacatttaatacattatttaaaaacagaagcaaataatatatatgattttaaaaatgtatcTAATTCTGATAATCAacataatatgaaaaatataacaacacAGAATGGAAAACTCTCACAACACAACaacaatgataatgatgatacaaataatgttgatgatataaataaaattgatgATATGATCAATCAAACAACAttcaatttaaaaaaaagtattttattagaaaatgatattaattcaaaaaatatatttcaagaTTATAGTAAAGGATTACATCTATTACATATGGGTCATAAACAATTTATAGATATACATGAAGATCAAATATGTTTCTATTATTACACTATGAGAAAAATGttatttaaaacatatagACATTTATTACATATGACCGGTCATCTTTTTTCAAGTAGATTCTATCGAAGATTTGGAAAATCGCTAATCAGAATTTTATTAGATATGCatgattttaaaatatcagGAAAAGTAGAAACaaataaaggaaataaaaaaaaaaacaaaactaacaataataataataataatgttttaaatCAGGAAGAAAATGTTTTTTATGAACACATTCAAAATGAACCTTTAGATAATGccatgatatatatgaacacCTTTTTATCTCAACcaaatattgatatatcAGTACACAGATTGAATTATGAAATAGAAAAGAGAAAag gCAAGGATTACATTCAATTGATTAATATCATTTCAAAAATGAAATCTATTTTCCCAcatcataattatcatcataagtTAGCTCCAGTTATTTCTCACTATTTACATACag ttCCTATTGATGACATGTCTGATAATGATAAGGAAGAGGTAACAACAAAATTGAATGAGCTCTTTAATTTAAACCATTcagaatatgataaaaacCTTTTGAAACAAAtaagaaaagaatatattgaagattttattaatttttttgaagaACATAAGACGGGAGATTTATGTTATTATCAATCTG CccttgaaatatatatggattgcaatgaaaaaattgaccagagatttttaaaaaaagtgGATGTgaatttagaaaaaaataaattagaaagatgttttaaatttttaagaTTCCTAATTAAACATAAGGAGAAGCATTTAGCCTTATCTGAACTTATAGATCCATTtaaa gCTTCCTGTAGAAAGATATATCCACTCGCAACAGCTTtcgaatga